In the Mycoplasma zalophi genome, one interval contains:
- the era gene encoding GTPase Era codes for MKVCTIAIIGRPNTGKSTLLNKLIDYDLSIITNVPQTTRDQIKGIYTDDNYQLVFIDTPGIHKAQHVFNEKLNQASYDSLEDVDLVLFLQPANEEIGNGDKFIIKKLENVKHKFAIISKIDLATKEEIDNKASELLKYKFDTVMGVGFGFDTTYEDILEVIKKEYADNLEDSEPYYDPEYLTDLPMRFIAKETIRETAFLNLKEELPHSIAVVIDEFTEQEDGRPYIIRATIFAKKESQKGIIIGANGTMIKKISMLSRKKLENQFSHKIFLEIKVKVNKNWVDKEDQIKKLGY; via the coding sequence ATGAAAGTCTGTACAATAGCAATAATAGGAAGACCAAACACAGGAAAAAGTACGTTATTAAACAAATTAATTGATTATGATTTATCAATTATTACAAATGTACCACAAACTACAAGAGATCAAATTAAGGGTATTTACACTGATGATAACTATCAATTAGTGTTTATTGATACACCAGGAATACATAAAGCACAACATGTATTTAATGAAAAATTAAATCAAGCTAGTTATGATAGTTTAGAAGATGTAGATTTAGTACTATTTTTACAACCTGCCAATGAAGAAATTGGAAATGGTGATAAATTTATCATTAAAAAACTAGAAAATGTCAAACATAAATTTGCTATCATAAGCAAAATTGATTTAGCTACAAAAGAAGAAATTGATAACAAAGCTAGCGAATTATTAAAATATAAATTTGACACTGTAATGGGAGTAGGTTTTGGTTTTGATACAACTTATGAAGATATTTTAGAAGTTATTAAAAAAGAATATGCAGACAATCTAGAGGATTCTGAACCTTATTATGATCCCGAATATTTAACAGACTTACCAATGCGTTTTATCGCAAAAGAAACAATAAGAGAAACAGCATTTTTAAATTTAAAAGAAGAACTCCCTCATTCAATTGCTGTTGTTATAGATGAATTTACAGAACAAGAGGATGGAAGACCATATATTATAAGAGCAACGATTTTTGCTAAAAAAGAATCACAAAAAGGAATTATCATTGGCGCTAATGGAACAATGATAAAGAAAATATCTATGTTATCTAGAAAAAAACTAGAAAATCAATTTTCACATAAAATATTTTTAGAAATTAAAGTAAAAGTTAATAAAAATTGAGTAGATAAAGAAGACCAAATTAAAAAATTAGGATATTAA
- a CDS encoding ABC transporter permease: MLEKIKNKLGLNLRLSLILPYVIFSGLFIILPLILVIIKAFTPLNNSFNNWEIASSKTTWIIMWRSIWTGFVGGFLCVLIGFPYAYIIATSKSNVTKNIGLSLILSPLLIFTISKALSIRGLFSVIFDENSLNNEAFLILGIIYLYIPFVIMPLYQVLKNMPSNIIEASQDLGYGKIKTMLKVVIPYTLKAILGGFSLVFLITATSIILSDRLLPNGSQNQLIGNLINNFANASNPFDLANASTLVLITLLVLMSIYGIIYLIPVLLNKYRYKGGNNE, encoded by the coding sequence ATGTTAGAGAAAATCAAAAATAAACTAGGTTTAAATTTAAGATTATCTTTGATTTTACCTTATGTTATTTTCAGTGGTTTATTTATAATTTTGCCATTAATATTAGTAATTATTAAAGCTTTTACTCCTTTAAACAATTCTTTTAATAACTGAGAAATAGCTTCTTCAAAAACTACTTGAATTATTATGTGAAGAAGTATTTGAACTGGTTTTGTTGGTGGTTTTTTGTGTGTATTAATTGGGTTTCCATATGCATATATAATCGCAACATCCAAATCTAATGTAACTAAAAATATTGGATTAAGTTTAATTTTAAGTCCTTTATTAATTTTTACAATTTCAAAAGCATTATCAATAAGAGGGTTATTTTCAGTAATTTTTGATGAAAATTCACTAAATAATGAAGCTTTTTTAATATTGGGAATTATTTACTTATATATTCCTTTTGTCATTATGCCTCTTTATCAAGTTTTAAAAAATATGCCTTCTAACATAATAGAAGCTTCACAGGATCTTGGGTATGGAAAAATTAAAACTATGTTAAAAGTAGTTATTCCATACACCCTAAAAGCAATATTAGGTGGATTTAGTTTAGTATTTTTAATTACAGCTACATCTATTATTTTAAGTGATAGATTATTACCAAATGGTTCACAAAATCAATTAATTGGTAATTTAATTAATAATTTTGCAAATGCTTCAAATCCTTTTGATTTAGCAAATGCTTCAACTCTTGTTTTAATTACTTTATTGGTACTTATGTCTATATATGGAATTATTTATTTAATACCAGTGTTATTAAATAAATATCGTTATAAAGGGGGTAACAATGAATAA
- a CDS encoding ABC transporter ATP-binding protein produces the protein MEINNKTHEKNKKIYPIIELVDVVKEFENKTVLDHINLSINRGEFITLLGPSGSGKTTILRIIGGFEWTTRGEVKYNGKDIKDLSPHKRDVSTIFQDYALFPHLNVENNIKYGLRLKRKPRENVNTSYFNTLQKKQKDWKKIAESKMKNLDKTMTQYEKELENTKLSTKKQAKIQKWIDDSDFQYSYWENYVDLKTEDYEKKHLTRKITNAEMDKEVEEIIKLVGLEGNAKKQISNLSGGMKQRVALARSLVISPKILLLDEPLSALDAKIREKMQILLRNLQKKLNLTFIFVTHDRDEALQLSDRIAVIRDGQVEQFTTPHQLYDYPKNKWVANFIGDGNFFDAVFVKKNKVKFMDKVFDTIHTEFKENENVDVLIRPEDILISKLDKNSKLEGIVKKTVYKGSYYYIDVEVNNKIIYVETINKFSEEQKVYLSWDDDAIHIMAKDTKEWDKELI, from the coding sequence ATGGAAATAAATAACAAAACTCATGAAAAAAATAAAAAAATATATCCTATCATTGAACTTGTTGATGTAGTTAAAGAATTTGAAAACAAAACTGTTTTAGATCATATTAATTTAAGTATTAATCGTGGTGAATTTATTACATTATTAGGTCCAAGTGGTAGCGGTAAAACTACAATTTTAAGAATAATTGGTGGTTTTGAATGAACCACACGTGGTGAAGTTAAATATAATGGAAAAGATATAAAAGATCTTTCTCCACACAAAAGAGATGTGTCTACAATTTTTCAAGACTATGCACTTTTTCCACATTTAAATGTTGAAAACAATATTAAATACGGTTTAAGACTAAAAAGAAAACCGAGAGAAAATGTAAATACATCATATTTTAACACTTTACAAAAAAAACAAAAAGATTGAAAAAAAATAGCTGAATCTAAAATGAAAAATTTAGATAAAACTATGACTCAATATGAAAAAGAATTAGAAAATACTAAATTATCAACAAAAAAACAAGCAAAAATTCAAAAATGAATTGACGACAGCGATTTTCAATATTCATATTGAGAAAACTATGTCGACCTTAAAACAGAAGATTATGAAAAAAAACATTTAACGAGAAAAATTACAAATGCTGAAATGGATAAAGAAGTTGAAGAAATAATTAAACTTGTGGGTCTAGAAGGAAATGCAAAAAAACAAATTTCAAACCTAAGTGGAGGAATGAAACAAAGGGTTGCACTTGCAAGAAGTTTAGTTATAAGCCCTAAAATTCTTTTACTTGATGAACCTTTAAGTGCATTAGACGCTAAAATACGTGAAAAAATGCAAATTCTTTTAAGAAATTTACAAAAAAAATTAAATTTAACATTTATTTTTGTAACTCATGATCGTGATGAAGCCTTACAATTAAGTGATAGAATTGCAGTTATACGAGATGGTCAAGTTGAACAATTTACAACACCTCATCAATTATATGATTATCCAAAAAATAAATGAGTTGCTAACTTTATAGGTGATGGTAACTTCTTTGATGCTGTTTTTGTTAAAAAAAACAAAGTAAAATTCATGGACAAAGTGTTTGACACAATTCATACAGAATTTAAAGAAAATGAAAATGTTGATGTTTTAATTAGACCCGAAGATATTTTGATTTCTAAGTTAGACAAAAATTCTAAACTAGAAGGAATAGTTAAAAAAACTGTTTATAAGGGAAGTTACTACTACATAGACGTTGAAGTAAATAATAAAATTATTTACGTTGAAACCATAAATAAATTCTCAGAAGAACAAAAAGTATATCTTTCATGAGATGATGATGCAATTCATATAATGGCAAAAGACACAAAAGAATGAGATAAAGAACTTATATAA
- a CDS encoding ABC transporter permease, whose product MNKITTYIKKSYIGIIILIFYIPLIFGAIYSFNSPSDKGIFSVTTWNKFTFAAYTELFSKSHFSAFINSFLIAVFTSIIVIILALLTVFGLWRQKNKRSRQYVQSSSNIPMINSDVVTALTLAIVLTSFFGVLKATNEGFIRVIVSHVVIILPYAIMIMLPKSDKFSKNIFEASEDLGYSKIKTWFKTYFVYMLGSIGFVFVISMVLSFDDFIITRIVSNTETLGTQLYEGQFQAWSLALGSISLLIVIAANIFYILTKTHFLKATQEKFKKVINRNRKIENVKK is encoded by the coding sequence ATGAATAAGATTACTACTTATATAAAAAAATCATATATAGGAATAATTATTTTAATTTTTTACATTCCTTTGATTTTTGGAGCAATTTACTCATTTAATTCACCCAGTGATAAAGGGATTTTTAGTGTAACAACATGAAATAAATTTACCTTTGCAGCTTATACTGAATTATTTTCAAAAAGTCATTTTTCAGCTTTTATAAATTCATTTTTAATTGCAGTATTTACTTCAATTATTGTCATAATATTAGCTTTATTAACTGTTTTTGGGCTTTGAAGACAAAAAAATAAACGTTCAAGACAATATGTTCAATCATCATCAAACATACCAATGATTAATAGTGATGTTGTCACCGCTCTTACCCTTGCAATTGTTTTGACCTCATTTTTTGGAGTTTTAAAAGCTACAAATGAAGGATTTATTAGAGTTATAGTTTCTCATGTGGTAATTATTTTACCTTATGCTATTATGATTATGTTACCTAAATCAGATAAATTTTCAAAAAATATTTTTGAAGCTTCAGAAGATTTAGGATATTCAAAAATAAAAACCTGATTTAAAACTTATTTTGTTTACATGCTAGGTAGTATAGGATTTGTTTTTGTAATCAGTATGGTTTTAAGTTTTGATGACTTTATCATCACAAGAATAGTTTCAAACACTGAAACACTAGGAACTCAACTTTATGAAGGACAATTCCAAGCATGAAGTCTAGCACTTGGTTCTATTTCACTTTTAATAGTTATAGCAGCAAATATTTTTTATATTTTAACCAAAACTCACTTTTTAAAAGCAACACAAGAAAAATTTAAAAAAGTTATAAATAGAAATAGGAAAATTGAAAATGTTAAAAAGTAA